The DNA region TAATGATGACTTCCATAGTTGATGTAGACCTGGGTTCCTCAATATCCAAGGAAATGGTCGAGACAGTACGATACACAGCCCCTATAAAGCGGGTCAGGAGTATCGCATAAATATCAAGCCATGGTCTCCCGTTGTTCCAAGAACGACTTTGTCACAGTACTACAACTTATAGCTTTTCTTTCACCATGACTCGATTTCTGGCGGTCTTGTTGATCCCTGCCATCTGGTTTTCCACCAGCTCCGCATTGTCGATGCCCAACGATGCAACCACTCGACACCTTAGCCAAGGAATTACCACCAGACAGACCATTATcgcgccgccgccttgcGTACCGATTTATCCACCGCCAAGCGAGTTTGAAACCCAACAGCGGTTCAGTTGTTTCGCTCACGCCTTCCTTGTCACCAAGAACTTGACGGAGGCATTCCAGTATATATCCGAGGGCTATGTTGTGAGTGTTTGGACATTCGATCTTGTTTCCTGGCCTTGTATCTATAACACGATTTATCTGGCCCTTTTGCTATATTCTCTCACACGATGCTTACTTGGCCTTGTATCCCAGAACCATAACCCATTCGTTACCCAGAACGGTTCTCAAGCTGCCTTTGACTTTTTGGCACCCATCTGGCCTTCTACCAATATAACCTTCCAGCGGAAGCTCTTCAGGGGTGATATGGGATGGGTGAACTACAATAGCTCTGCCGCCGGAGAAATCATCGACCGATTTCGGTGGGAGGCCGGTTGTATTGTTGAGCACGTAAGTATACCTGACTTTCTCAACTCATCTCGGTTAGCTAATAGATACGCAAGTGGGATGTTGGTGAAGTGTGGCCGGCGGACAAATAGCCTGTGAATGGCTACTGGAGGCAGATAATGATGGATTCTTCCACATGCAGTGAAGTCAGGAAAGAGCCTGGTCATCGAATTGCAAGGTAAAAAAGGATTAGATCACTAGCCGTACGTAGCTTCGATATCCAAAGACTCCAGCATTTCTACCACCAAGCGACGATTATATGGCATGTATCACGTCTGGACAGACCGAGCTAGAACTTTTAGCTATGGAACAACTTGGTTAATAACAGTAAATTCTGACGCCTCCCAGTGGGCATTCTGATCGCCCATGTCGGCCTAGGGGCTTGTTATCTTAGAGAACGTTCTCCATAAAACAAAGTCGTTGTGATTACTAAACGAAGACAGCAATCTCGGGAGGGTAGCAATCGATAGCTGCTATGAATGACCTGAGAGTTATCTTTGTAATTGTGTTACTCCTAGCTAGACCTTTTCTTATCGGTATTGATTCAACGGTCTGCTTGGGTTAGATCAACCTAGTATTTTCTAGGCTCGACCATTTACTCAGAGACCAAAACTCTTATATTCCGGATAGTCCGGAACTTGTCTTATCTTACGTTTGTAGCCCCTGAAACTCTATTTATATTTTCTAAAATAAGAACAGTCCCCTAAACTGTGGCATAGATTATGAAACCATCGCCGCCTCAGGATGGCAATATCGCCGAGAGCAGCAAGGGTGAGCGTACCGGCTCTTCCAGATAAGGCTCACCGAACAAACTGGAGTTGCCATCGTATTGGCTGGTCAAGTTCTGGTCGAACCACTCCCGTTAGGTTATTCAATGCAATCCCTTTTATAAACAGGTGCTCGGTCGGGGAGTAATTTGAAGCGTTGGGCTCTCGGAACGTGGCCACATTCTTACACAATCACATCGACCATACTGGTGCCAGAAGCTTACGGAGGAAGCCAAATCGGCGATGCTAATCTCACTTACAAttcaagctcaagatctcGAGACTAGGCGGGCCAGATCTTCGGGTCTTAGGCTCACATGACGTTCATATAGCCAGGCCAAATCCCCAAGTCCGAAGGCGATTCCTTCAATGACCGATGGTCTCTGGCGTATCCACGTTCAAAGGCCGTCGACGACCCTCACCCAATCCCTCAGCGCTATCACCGACTGGAAAAGGGATTCAAGACACTCAAGGGAGCTGCTGTGGCTCATGCAGCAAGAACAGTATCGGTCAATCGATTTCTCTATCGTTCTTCCGCCTCTAACGCCACTGCTGGACAAACATGACGCCGCTGCCGGCCGCAACAAGTTAATCTGTGGAAACCTAGTTATCTTGATTCTCTCAGCCCGTTCGCATAAGCAGAGCGGTGATCTCAGAAACGTCATCCATATCAAGGTCCGCAGGCAACCGCGCCGTAAAGACCTCGAGCTGTCCCCTATCCCCTTTCCAGAGTACTGGCTGCCCATAGAGCTGACCaatctcttcctcggcagGAGGGTCACTGCCAGACGTGTCGCGAGCCCAGCCGTCGACAAATGCTTCAAAACGCCACCCAAACGGTGTAGCTTCAGCTACATCACCTGCCTCACTGCCCTGCCAATCAGACCAGAATTCGAGAGGATCTTCCCCGTAGGCTTCCTCTCCGTTGCGGTGACGAAAGTGCCACTTCTCGGTGGGGAAGCCGTGGCCTTTGTTTCCAAGCACTTCCCAGTACCAAATTCGACGCTTTTCGTCACGACCCCAACCCCACCTGGGGCTTCTGAGTTGTCTCATGACATGATCATCGTCTTCGTGTGCGTAGAATGACCGCAtgtcgacatcttcatcctcatcctcatctgaGAATGCATCGTCGTCAATGATCCTCTCAGGCAGTACTTCGAAAGTGTCGGTTCGATCAACTGCAAACCTGTGCAATGACCCAGTTGAGCCGGTGCCTAGGTCTCTCCAGAGACCCAACTCCCAGTCCCACACTCGGTCGTTCTTCACAGCCCAGGGGTTGTGCTCATTTTCCCGCTCGCTCTCATAACTCCGTCTCTCTGGTTCCAAGATCTCCTCATCCGTCCTGGGATCATACCAGACTCCATCACGGTCAACCCACAAACTTGACGGATGGTCGTACACTCGGCATGGACCTAGCTCATGTGTGAATCCATCCTCGTCTCTTCGCTCatcagcctcgtcgtcaagaGCCATTACTTCCAGGGGTTCATAGCCGCGTGTTCGCCACCCTCGCCGTCGCGTGTCGAAAACCGCCCCAGTAGGCCACTCTTCAATATCCCAGACTGCATCATGCGTGCACACCGGATCTTGGTCATCTGGCCCAAAGTCGGGTTCGAGCTGCTTGCCATTAGCTCTCTTGTTGACAAAGCCCAGGACGGTTCGTTCACTAGTCGGCCAAGGGTTGTCTTCCTCCATATCTTGACCGGGAACGATGATGAATCTCTCCAACTGCAACGAGTTCAATTTGTGCAAACTGAGTAGCATCCTTTTAGTAACCTTGGAGGAAGTGATGCGAAGTTTGCGAAGGGTATTCGCATGGAGCCGAATAAATTTAACGAGTGCTGAgttgtcatcatcaagtAGTTCCTCGGGCCAAACGAAACCAGTCTCCTGTTCCCCAAGCATGAG from Fusarium keratoplasticum isolate Fu6.1 chromosome 12, whole genome shotgun sequence includes:
- a CDS encoding hypothetical protein (Expressed protein); the protein is MAQEIDSSSWKFAHLPNLPIEVLQPLLSFLPKQDVKSVRLASRLLADKATPILFNSVRISTLKADRDAFFKIADSPRLVRHVCTVVWEELNGDHTRFEKETWELSGEFSPFSLHEWPFLTDIMAQMRDLFWFTTKGEPDDFQEAFATFLPQFILALDGMPNLHTLVSKPMHNERQVQAVSSDYPVTARVIKRLIHHNQERCAFNTGFLAALVPALVHMAKQPDKRVTRLLFADETTTKETALRFLPSDVPFAFSKLEHLDFCISGTPPSESQMKGFRACLKGATNVSYLHLCREAAYQEDERSPRLLQMIPKLPRLMEVHLDDLMLGEQETGFVWPEELLDDDNSALVKFIRLHANTLRKLRITSSKVTKRMLLSLHKLNSLQLERFIIVPGQDMEEDNPWPTSERTVLGFVNKRANGKQLEPDFGPDDQDPVCTHDAVWDIEEWPTGAVFDTRRRGWRTRGYEPLEVMALDDEADERRDEDGFTHELGPCRVYDHPSSLWVDRDGVWYDPRTDEEILEPERRSYESERENEHNPWAVKNDRVWDWELGLWRDLGTGSTGSLHRFAVDRTDTFEVLPERIIDDDAFSDEDEDEDVDMRSFYAHEDDDHVMRQLRSPRWGWGRDEKRRIWYWEVLGNKGHGFPTEKWHFRHRNGEEAYGEDPLEFWSDWQGSEAGDVAEATPFGWRFEAFVDGWARDTSGSDPPAEEEIGQLYGQPVLWKGDRGQLEVFTARLPADLDMDDVSEITALLMRTG